Proteins encoded within one genomic window of Esox lucius isolate fEsoLuc1 chromosome 12, fEsoLuc1.pri, whole genome shotgun sequence:
- the ssr4 gene encoding translocon-associated protein subunit delta — MMIRIATFLALVYMCTGESCTDPVITPSAYTTSDAVISSESVFIVELSLACANGAQSVALYADVNGRQFPVTRGQDVGKYQVSWSMPHKQASSGTYQVKFFDEESYSSLRKAQRNNEDVDSIQPLFSVNVDHRGAWNGPWVATEVMAALIGILVYYLAFSAKSTIQA; from the exons atgatgatCAGAATAGCCACTTTCCTTGCTCTTGTCTACATGTGCACAG GTGAGAGTTGTACCGACCCTGTGATTACCCCTTCTGCCTACACCACCTCTGATGCTGTCATCTCCTCTGAGTCTGTCTTCATTGTAGAACTCAGTCTGGCCTGTGCCAATGGAGCCCAG AGTGTGGCTCTGTATGCTGATGTCAATGGGAGACAGTTTCCCGTGACTAGAGGTCAAGATGTTGGCAAGTACCAG GTGTCCTGGAGCATGCCCCACAAACAGGCCAGCTCCGGCACATACCAGGTCAAGTTCTTTGATGAGGAGTCCTACAGCTCTCTACGCAAG GCTCAGAGAAACAACGAGGATGTTGACTCCATCCAGCCTCTCTTCTCTGTGAATGTGGATCACAGG GGAGCATGGAATGGCCCGTGGGTGGCAACTGAGGTTATGGCGGCTCTCATTGGCATCCTGGTCTACTACCTGGCCTTCAGCGCTAAGAGCACCATCCAGGCATAA